From Aquabacter sp. L1I39, the proteins below share one genomic window:
- a CDS encoding head-tail adaptor protein, whose protein sequence is MTAPGALRHRFSHQTGVDLPDGMGGISRTYLTIDQLWGALETLSAEGDLSAEKRVGVLVHRITVRAPNTLQPGDRLVLGTRIFAVEAVSDPDNRGRFSRCRCREEQP, encoded by the coding sequence GTGACCGCCCCCGGCGCCCTGCGCCACCGCTTCTCCCACCAGACCGGCGTCGACCTGCCGGATGGCATGGGCGGGATTTCGCGCACCTATCTGACCATCGACCAGTTGTGGGGCGCGCTGGAGACGCTCTCGGCCGAGGGCGATCTCTCCGCCGAGAAGCGGGTGGGCGTGCTCGTCCATCGCATCACCGTGCGGGCGCCCAACACCCTCCAGCCCGGCGACCGGCTGGTTTTGGGCACGCGCATCTTCGCCGTGGAGGCGGTGAGCGATCCCGACAATCGGGGCCGTTTCAGCCGCTGCCGCTGCCGGGAGGAACAGCCATGA
- a CDS encoding phage major capsid protein, producing the protein MTHPFAAPETKVTSPGAFSEHEDLMVAFDTYRAANDQRLAEIERRGAPDVLLEEKLARLDAALDAQKARLDALATKAARPGLGAPNRALAADAHVGAFETYVRHGEAGGLKALEAKAMEGKAMTVGSGADGGYLVPAQTEHEIGRRLSLLSPIRGLATVITIGGGTYKKPFMKTGPASGWAAETAARPQTDSPVLAELSFPAMELYAQPAATQPLLDDAAVDLEAWIAGEVDIAFADQESAAFVSGDGVAKPKGFLAYTKAAESAWAWDKVGYVATGAAGAFSATNASDALVDLVYALKGGYRQNASFVMNRRTQAAVRKLKDENGTYLWTPPAVAGQGASLLGFPIAECEEMPDIADGAFPIAFGDFRRFYLVVDRAGVRVLRDPYSAKPYVLFYTTKRVGGGIQDFDAAKLLKFAAS; encoded by the coding sequence ATGACCCATCCCTTCGCCGCCCCCGAGACCAAGGTGACGAGCCCCGGCGCCTTTTCCGAGCATGAGGACCTGATGGTGGCCTTCGACACTTATCGCGCCGCCAATGACCAGCGCCTCGCCGAGATCGAGCGGCGCGGCGCGCCCGACGTGCTGCTGGAGGAAAAGCTCGCCCGCCTCGACGCCGCCCTCGACGCGCAGAAGGCGCGGCTCGATGCGCTCGCCACCAAGGCGGCCCGCCCCGGCCTCGGCGCGCCCAACCGTGCGCTCGCGGCGGATGCCCATGTGGGCGCCTTCGAGACCTATGTGCGCCATGGCGAGGCGGGCGGCCTCAAGGCGCTGGAAGCCAAGGCCATGGAAGGCAAGGCCATGACCGTGGGCTCGGGCGCCGATGGCGGCTATCTGGTGCCCGCCCAGACCGAGCACGAGATCGGCCGGCGCCTGTCCTTGCTCTCGCCCATCCGGGGGCTGGCCACCGTCATCACCATTGGCGGCGGCACCTACAAGAAGCCGTTCATGAAGACCGGCCCGGCTTCCGGCTGGGCCGCCGAGACCGCCGCCCGCCCCCAGACCGACAGCCCGGTGCTGGCGGAACTCTCTTTCCCCGCCATGGAGCTCTATGCCCAGCCCGCCGCCACCCAGCCGCTGCTGGATGACGCGGCGGTGGACCTGGAGGCCTGGATCGCCGGGGAGGTGGACATCGCCTTCGCCGACCAGGAGAGCGCCGCCTTCGTCTCCGGCGACGGGGTGGCCAAGCCCAAGGGGTTCCTGGCCTATACCAAGGCCGCCGAGAGCGCCTGGGCCTGGGACAAGGTGGGCTATGTGGCCACCGGCGCCGCCGGGGCGTTTTCCGCCACCAATGCTTCCGACGCGCTGGTGGACCTCGTCTATGCGCTCAAGGGCGGCTACCGGCAGAATGCCAGCTTCGTCATGAACCGCCGCACCCAGGCGGCGGTGCGCAAGCTGAAGGACGAGAACGGCACCTATCTGTGGACCCCGCCGGCCGTGGCGGGGCAGGGGGCGAGCCTGCTGGGCTTTCCCATCGCCGAATGCGAGGAGATGCCGGACATCGCGGACGGCGCCTTCCCCATCGCTTTCGGCGATTTCCGGCGGTTCTATCTGGTGGTGGATCGCGCCGGGGTGCGGGTGCTGCGCGACCCCTATTCCGCCAAGCCCTATGTGCTGTTCTACACCACCAAGCGTGTGGGCGGCGGCATCCAGGACTTCGACGCCGCCAAGCTGCTGAAGTTCGCGGCGAGCTGA
- a CDS encoding DUF2163 domain-containing protein — protein sequence MRQVPSALAAQLSGGVTTLCHGWRVTRRDGLQLGFTDHDRDLEIDGLAFLAASGVAGSESVSTQGLAVSGAEVSGALSAATLTEADLAAGRFDGAEVDHLLIDWSAPENHMLLRRAILGEVRREGGAFTAELRALTDALNQTRGRLFGALCDADLGDARCGVDLTAPAHHAEVNVVAVEGPLRLVVSGLAGHADGAFSHGRLAFSAGPNAGVSLEVRSHLRESGADILELWQRPPETVMAGDAAQVTAGCDKRFSSCRARFANGVNFRGHPHMPGNDFLLTIAVPGEGGYDGGSLS from the coding sequence ATGCGACAGGTCCCTTCCGCGCTCGCCGCACAGCTGTCCGGCGGCGTCACCACCTTGTGCCATGGCTGGCGCGTGACGCGCCGCGACGGCCTGCAGCTTGGCTTCACCGACCATGACCGCGATCTTGAAATCGACGGCCTCGCCTTCCTCGCCGCCTCCGGTGTCGCGGGGTCGGAAAGCGTGTCAACGCAAGGGCTTGCGGTGAGCGGGGCGGAGGTGTCGGGGGCGCTGAGCGCCGCCACCCTCACCGAGGCGGATCTCGCCGCCGGACGGTTTGATGGGGCTGAGGTGGACCATCTCCTCATCGACTGGTCGGCGCCGGAAAATCACATGCTGCTGCGCCGCGCGATCCTCGGCGAGGTGCGGCGTGAGGGCGGTGCCTTCACCGCCGAATTGCGCGCCCTGACCGACGCGCTGAACCAGACCCGCGGCCGCCTGTTCGGCGCCCTGTGCGATGCCGATCTCGGCGATGCCCGCTGCGGGGTCGATCTGACCGCGCCGGCCCATCATGCGGAGGTGAATGTGGTGGCCGTGGAGGGGCCGCTGCGGCTGGTGGTGTCCGGCCTTGCCGGTCACGCGGACGGCGCCTTTTCCCATGGCCGCCTTGCCTTTTCCGCCGGCCCCAATGCGGGCGTGTCGCTGGAGGTGCGCAGCCATTTGCGGGAGAGCGGGGCGGACATTCTGGAGCTGTGGCAGCGCCCGCCGGAAACGGTGATGGCGGGCGACGCAGCACAGGTCACCGCCGGCTGCGACAAGCGCTTTTCGTCCTGCCGCGCGCGGTTCGCCAACGGGGTGAATTTTCGCGGCCATCCGCACATGCCGGGCAATGACTTCCTGCTCACCATCGCGGTGCCTGGCGAGGGCGGCTATGACGGCGGGAGCCTGTCATGA
- a CDS encoding gene transfer agent family protein: protein MANPRRGEVEALINGRPRILVLTLGALAELEAAFGADDLIALAERLERGRLSAREAMMILAAGLSGAGTPTRAEEVASLRFEGGAVGAARLVGALLAATFGTAGEGGVPPDPHMPQEA from the coding sequence ATGGCCAATCCCCGGCGCGGCGAGGTGGAGGCGCTCATCAATGGGCGCCCGCGCATTCTCGTCCTCACCTTGGGTGCCCTGGCGGAGCTGGAAGCCGCCTTTGGCGCTGATGATCTGATCGCGCTCGCCGAGCGGCTGGAGCGCGGGCGGCTTTCGGCCCGCGAGGCCATGATGATCCTCGCCGCCGGCCTTTCCGGGGCGGGTACGCCGACGCGGGCCGAAGAGGTTGCGAGCCTGCGCTTCGAGGGCGGGGCGGTGGGCGCCGCGCGGCTCGTGGGCGCGCTTCTCGCCGCCACATTCGGCACGGCGGGGGAGGGCGGTGTGCCGCCGGACCCTCACATGCCGCAGGAGGCGTGA
- a CDS encoding DUF3168 domain-containing protein, with product MSAPPAPMQAALALRAALHARLASDAALGAALGGARIHDAPPATAAFPFVTLGEAVVSDWSTATEAGSEQMLTLHIWSRAAGRAEAHALADLVQQALHDAPLSLSGHRLANLRATSAEIRREEEGRTFHALVRFRAVTEAV from the coding sequence ATGAGCGCGCCTCCCGCCCCCATGCAGGCGGCCCTCGCCTTGCGCGCGGCGCTTCATGCGCGCCTCGCCTCGGATGCCGCCCTCGGCGCGGCGCTGGGCGGCGCGCGCATCCATGACGCGCCGCCCGCCACGGCCGCCTTTCCCTTCGTGACCTTGGGCGAAGCGGTGGTCTCCGACTGGTCCACCGCCACCGAGGCGGGCAGCGAGCAGATGCTGACCCTGCACATCTGGTCCCGCGCCGCCGGCCGGGCGGAAGCCCACGCCTTGGCGGACCTCGTGCAGCAGGCGCTGCATGATGCGCCCCTCAGTCTGTCCGGCCATCGCCTTGCCAATCTGCGCGCCACCAGCGCCGAGATCCGGCGCGAGGAGGAGGGCCGCACCTTCCATGCCTTGGTGCGCTTCCGCGCCGTCACCGAGGCCGTCTGA
- a CDS encoding phage major tail protein, TP901-1 family, translated as MAAQKGKDLLLKIHDGTAFATVAGLRSRTLAFNAQSVDVTNAESAGQWRELLGGAAVKRASISGSGVFKDAASDALVRAAFFDGSLKTCQVVIPDFGTVAGPFQVTALEIAANHDREVTFDLTLESAGELTFTAL; from the coding sequence ATGGCCGCGCAAAAGGGCAAGGACCTGCTGCTGAAAATCCATGATGGAACCGCATTCGCCACCGTGGCGGGCCTGCGCTCCCGAACGCTGGCCTTCAACGCCCAGAGCGTGGACGTCACCAATGCCGAATCCGCCGGCCAGTGGCGCGAATTGCTGGGCGGGGCGGCGGTGAAGCGCGCTTCCATCTCCGGCTCCGGCGTGTTCAAGGACGCCGCCTCCGACGCTCTCGTGCGCGCCGCCTTCTTCGACGGGTCGCTGAAGACCTGCCAGGTGGTGATCCCCGATTTCGGCACGGTGGCCGGCCCGTTCCAGGTGACCGCCCTGGAGATCGCCGCCAACCATGATCGCGAGGTGACGTTCGACCTGACGCTGGAAAGCGCGGGCGAACTCACCTTCACCGCCCTTTGA
- a CDS encoding head-tail connector protein has translation MPECLTGPAAEPLTLAEAKAFLRIDHDAEDSLLAALITAARQAIESASGRILMTQTWRVTRDAWPLSGLILAPLAPVRAVLAARVFSGTAFATLPLDLFTLRRDRAPALIGFDPVRAPRPTRTLGGIELDLTLGYGATPAEVPADLIQAVRLHTAHLYENRDAATGAGRLPEPVEALLRPYRLVRL, from the coding sequence GTGCCCGAATGCCTGACCGGCCCCGCCGCCGAGCCGCTGACCCTTGCCGAGGCCAAGGCCTTCCTGCGCATCGACCATGATGCGGAGGACAGCCTTCTCGCCGCCCTCATCACCGCCGCCCGGCAGGCCATCGAGAGCGCCAGCGGGCGCATTCTCATGACCCAGACCTGGCGGGTGACGCGGGATGCCTGGCCTTTGAGCGGCCTCATCCTCGCCCCGCTCGCCCCGGTGCGGGCGGTGCTCGCCGCCCGTGTCTTTAGCGGCACCGCCTTCGCGACGCTGCCGCTCGATCTCTTCACCTTGCGGCGGGACCGGGCGCCGGCTTTGATCGGCTTCGATCCCGTCCGCGCCCCGCGCCCGACGCGGACGCTCGGCGGCATCGAGCTGGACCTGACGCTCGGATATGGCGCAACGCCCGCCGAGGTGCCGGCGGACCTGATCCAGGCCGTGCGCCTCCACACCGCGCACCTCTATGAGAACCGCGACGCCGCCACCGGCGCCGGCCGCCTGCCCGAGCCGGTGGAGGCGCTGCTGCGGCCCTATCGCCTGGTGCGACTGTGA
- a CDS encoding HK97 family phage prohead protease, translated as MSFARTLRPPVRRAVEADAEGWIEGYACLFDRVDLGRDSIAPGAFARSLETRGAAGVRLLYQHDPAEPIGVWTDIAEDEHGLFVRGRLALDVRRGREVMNLARVGALDGLSIGFKAAAARTDPRSRVRRIARIDLWEVSVVTFPMQPQARFALAMPAAFPASRPAGAVRLQP; from the coding sequence ATGAGCTTTGCCCGCACCTTGCGCCCGCCCGTTCGGCGGGCGGTGGAGGCGGATGCGGAGGGCTGGATCGAGGGCTATGCCTGCCTGTTCGACCGGGTGGATCTCGGCCGCGACAGCATCGCCCCCGGCGCCTTCGCCCGCTCCCTAGAAACGCGGGGCGCGGCCGGCGTGCGGCTGCTCTACCAGCACGATCCGGCCGAGCCCATCGGCGTGTGGACCGACATCGCGGAGGACGAGCACGGCCTTTTCGTGCGCGGCCGCCTCGCCCTTGATGTGCGGCGCGGGCGGGAGGTGATGAACCTTGCCCGCGTCGGCGCGCTCGATGGCCTGTCCATCGGCTTCAAGGCGGCCGCCGCCCGCACCGATCCGCGCAGCCGCGTGCGCCGCATCGCCCGCATCGATCTGTGGGAAGTCTCCGTCGTGACCTTCCCCATGCAGCCCCAGGCCCGCTTCGCCCTGGCGATGCCGGCTGCCTTTCCTGCCTCCCGTCCCGCCGGGGCGGTTCGCCTTCAACCCTGA
- a CDS encoding DUF2460 domain-containing protein, with protein MPTFHEVLFPLDVALGASGGPERATEIVATATGREERNTRRADSRRRFDAGMGVKTFAALHEVLVFFEERRGRLHGFRWRDRLDHSSAPPGTLLAPGDQTLGTGDGTTRVFQLAKTYGALHAPYVRAIAKPVAGSVRVAVAGGEKAAGTFACDASTGLVTFLPGHAPPAGARVSAGFLFDVPVRFDTDFLEVDLSAFAAGAIPRIPVVEIRP; from the coding sequence ATGCCCACCTTTCATGAGGTTTTGTTCCCTCTCGATGTGGCGCTGGGCGCGTCCGGCGGCCCCGAACGGGCCACGGAGATCGTCGCCACCGCCACGGGCCGGGAAGAACGCAACACGCGGCGTGCTGATTCGCGGCGGCGGTTCGATGCCGGCATGGGCGTGAAAACCTTCGCCGCCTTGCATGAGGTTCTCGTCTTCTTCGAGGAGCGGCGCGGGCGCCTCCACGGCTTCCGCTGGCGCGACCGGCTGGACCATTCCTCCGCCCCGCCGGGCACGCTCCTCGCACCCGGCGACCAGACGCTGGGCACCGGCGATGGCACGACCCGCGTGTTCCAGCTCGCCAAGACCTATGGCGCCCTTCACGCCCCCTATGTGCGCGCCATCGCCAAGCCGGTTGCGGGCTCGGTGCGGGTGGCGGTGGCGGGGGGGGAAAAGGCGGCCGGCACCTTCGCCTGCGATGCCTCAACCGGCCTCGTCACCTTCCTGCCCGGCCATGCCCCGCCCGCCGGGGCGCGGGTGAGCGCGGGCTTCCTCTTCGACGTGCCCGTGCGGTTCGACACCGACTTCCTGGAGGTGGATCTCAGCGCGTTCGCGGCCGGCGCCATCCCGCGCATTCCGGTGGTGGAAATCCGCCCCTGA
- a CDS encoding porin: MTTGLMRTFSLACLGLATTGLVAISLAPAIGHAQATTPLPLSSLTLNPPASSGTAKAGTTAKTGTASSSSSSSGGKMKSCDQFGPGFVLQPGTDTCVRMGMTLRLDAGTGRTLGNAPNPGNNNTDMGTSSASSSDAWKNAR, translated from the coding sequence ATGACGACCGGCCTGATGCGGACCTTCTCCCTCGCCTGCCTCGGCTTGGCGACGACCGGCCTGGTAGCGATCAGCCTCGCGCCGGCCATCGGCCATGCGCAGGCCACGACGCCGCTGCCATTGTCCTCCCTGACCCTCAACCCGCCTGCGTCAAGCGGAACAGCCAAGGCGGGCACCACGGCGAAGACGGGCACCGCCTCCAGCTCTTCGAGCAGCAGTGGCGGAAAGATGAAGTCGTGTGACCAGTTCGGGCCGGGCTTCGTGCTCCAGCCCGGCACCGACACCTGCGTGCGCATGGGCATGACGCTGCGCCTTGATGCGGGCACCGGCCGCACGCTCGGCAATGCACCCAATCCCGGCAACAACAATACCGACATGGGCACGTCCAGCGCTTCCAGCTCGGACGCGTGGAAGAATGCCCGCTGA
- a CDS encoding S1 family peptidase — MTPLSFLRARALGAAAFVLALGAGPASAIVGGGPAPAEVAARTVLIVSTRGASCTGTALAPDLVLTAAHCVKPAADYAVALLGGGAPRLIPVTGVAVHPSFADDQFRTRRPTPDLAVIRLAEPLPASIRPARLSTSGLPPKGAMFLVAGYGMSADGAEKTAGTLRAVSLPSIGTTGGIMARLSPSEGTAGACTGDSGGPAFADGTVAGVVSWVTAAGGARGCGGVTGITLVGLFSDWIRSAAAKLGRPLGE; from the coding sequence ATGACGCCCCTCTCCTTCCTCCGCGCCCGCGCCCTTGGCGCTGCGGCCTTCGTTCTCGCGCTCGGCGCGGGTCCCGCATCCGCCATCGTGGGCGGGGGGCCGGCGCCGGCCGAGGTGGCGGCCCGCACGGTGCTCATCGTCTCGACGCGTGGCGCCTCCTGCACCGGCACGGCGCTGGCGCCGGACCTGGTGCTCACGGCGGCCCATTGCGTGAAGCCGGCGGCGGACTATGCGGTGGCGCTCCTGGGCGGCGGGGCGCCCCGGCTCATTCCGGTGACCGGCGTGGCGGTGCATCCCTCATTCGCAGACGACCAGTTCCGCACCCGCCGGCCGACGCCGGATCTGGCGGTGATCCGCCTCGCCGAACCTCTGCCGGCGAGCATCCGCCCGGCCCGGCTCTCCACCTCCGGCCTGCCGCCCAAGGGGGCGATGTTCCTGGTGGCCGGCTATGGCATGAGCGCCGACGGAGCGGAAAAGACCGCCGGCACGCTGCGGGCGGTCTCGCTCCCTTCCATCGGCACCACGGGGGGCATCATGGCGCGCCTCTCACCCTCCGAAGGGACGGCGGGCGCCTGCACCGGCGACAGCGGCGGCCCCGCCTTCGCGGACGGAACGGTCGCGGGCGTGGTGAGCTGGGTCACGGCGGCCGGCGGCGCGCGCGGCTGCGGCGGCGTCACCGGCATCACTTTGGTGGGCCTGTTCTCGGACTGGATCCGGTCGGCGGCCGCCAAGCTCGGGCGGCCGCTGGGGGAGTAG
- a CDS encoding phage tail tape measure protein — MAELDAPIDTVSVAIEADTRAFRAELTDTERTTRSFASTLADAFTAVAVKGKDVGDVIGMVGQRLSSLALNAALKPLEQGVGGLLEGLLSGTAFARGGVLSNGGAGVAVRPFAQGGVLAGETGGFQVRPFAQGGVVAAPTYFPMAGGLGLMGERGAEAILPLARGADGRLGVRTEGGGGATSVVVNVSTPDPGAFRRSDVYLSGLVARAVARGQRGA; from the coding sequence ATGGCGGAGCTGGACGCCCCTATCGACACTGTCTCGGTGGCCATCGAGGCCGACACCCGCGCCTTCCGCGCGGAACTGACCGACACCGAGCGCACCACGCGAAGCTTCGCCTCCACCCTTGCCGATGCCTTCACCGCCGTTGCCGTGAAGGGCAAGGATGTGGGCGATGTGATCGGCATGGTCGGCCAGCGGCTTTCCAGCCTTGCCCTCAATGCGGCGCTGAAGCCGCTGGAACAGGGTGTCGGTGGGCTGCTGGAGGGCCTCTTGTCCGGCACCGCCTTTGCGCGGGGCGGGGTGCTCTCCAATGGCGGCGCGGGCGTCGCGGTGCGGCCCTTCGCGCAAGGCGGCGTGCTGGCGGGAGAGACGGGTGGGTTTCAGGTGCGCCCCTTCGCCCAAGGCGGCGTGGTCGCCGCGCCCACCTATTTCCCCATGGCTGGCGGGCTCGGCCTCATGGGCGAGCGGGGCGCTGAGGCCATCCTGCCTCTGGCGCGCGGCGCCGATGGACGGCTCGGCGTGCGCACCGAGGGCGGCGGTGGCGCCACTTCCGTGGTGGTGAACGTCTCCACGCCCGATCCCGGCGCCTTCCGCCGCTCCGATGTTTATCTCTCGGGCCTCGTGGCGCGGGCGGTGGCGCGGGGGCAGCGGGGGGCGTGA
- a CDS encoding NlpC/P60 family protein, whose translation MSAQELRARILAEARDWIGTPYLHRASVRGSGADCLGLVRGVWRAVLGDEPAPLPPYAPDWAEAGRQETLRDTARRHLVEVEIAAAQPGDVLLFRFRPHLPAKHAAILSAPHRMIHAYDGVAVCETHLTPWWRRHLAAAFAFPGA comes from the coding sequence ATGAGCGCGCAAGAGCTGCGCGCGCGCATCCTCGCCGAGGCGCGGGACTGGATCGGCACGCCCTATCTGCACCGCGCCTCGGTGCGCGGCTCGGGTGCTGATTGCTTGGGGCTCGTGCGCGGCGTCTGGCGCGCCGTGCTGGGCGATGAGCCCGCACCGCTTCCCCCTTATGCGCCCGACTGGGCGGAGGCGGGACGCCAGGAGACGCTGCGCGACACCGCGCGCCGGCATCTGGTGGAAGTGGAGATCGCGGCGGCGCAGCCCGGTGACGTGCTGCTCTTCCGTTTCCGGCCTCATCTGCCGGCGAAGCACGCGGCGATCCTCAGCGCCCCCCATCGCATGATCCACGCTTATGACGGCGTCGCCGTCTGCGAGACCCATCTCACCCCCTGGTGGCGCCGGCACCTGGCCGCCGCCTTCGCCTTTCCCGGCGCCTGA
- a CDS encoding rcc01693 family protein: protein MAAGLGLLRLAPDAFWRMTPRELAAAMGPFVPAAPALDRAGLEDLLRRFPDTR, encoded by the coding sequence ATGGCCGCCGGCCTCGGCCTTCTGCGGCTCGCCCCCGATGCCTTCTGGCGGATGACCCCGCGCGAGCTGGCGGCGGCCATGGGGCCGTTTGTGCCGGCCGCCCCCGCCCTCGATCGCGCCGGCCTGGAGGATCTCCTGCGCCGCTTTCCCGACACCCGTTGA